A DNA window from Fodinibius sp. Rm-B-1B1-1 contains the following coding sequences:
- a CDS encoding multicopper oxidase family protein, giving the protein MKRKEFLKLLSIGTGVATFSPGLLACTSDGNTDLALPDNAFSRSLVFPEEIRANDFELAAETARHTLAGDTSSDVYTLNGSLPSPTIRVKRGESLAIDYQNRIDQESIIHWHGLIVPPDMDGHPKDAVQPGQTYNYRFDIDQRAGTYWYHPHPDKLTGPQVYRGLGGLFIIEDEEEQALNLPSGDYELPLIVQDKRFNDSGQMTYNLNRMDRRMGFFGNTILVNGMQAPYHEVSNRFYRLRLLNGSNARILDFSFSDDSSFYVIGSDGGLHDRPYEISSITLTPGERADLLVDFSGYEAGKKVRMTAEPRNGMGGMMNGMMDGGRNGNRWWNRGRRRNNRDNDGGNMCCGRDGAGNSGGAFLEFRITNKEEDSFRLPQALTELSFPDEADADRTRRIDLTMEMMRGPAIDGKFFEMLRADQTVQQGALEVWEFNNRTGMPHPMHLHATQFKVLDRSRGSLAPHERGWKDTVRVERRETVRMLTKFDAEKGLYAFHCHNLEHEDNGMMANFEIV; this is encoded by the coding sequence ATGAAACGCAAAGAATTCCTTAAACTTTTGAGTATTGGTACCGGAGTGGCAACATTTTCACCAGGGCTGCTGGCCTGCACCTCGGACGGAAATACCGATCTGGCACTGCCTGACAACGCTTTTTCCCGTTCGCTGGTCTTCCCGGAAGAGATTCGCGCAAACGATTTTGAGCTGGCCGCCGAAACCGCCCGGCATACCCTGGCCGGAGATACGTCTTCGGATGTCTATACCCTCAACGGCTCGCTGCCCAGCCCCACCATCCGTGTAAAGAGGGGTGAAAGCCTGGCCATCGACTACCAAAACCGCATCGACCAAGAGAGCATTATTCACTGGCACGGGCTGATCGTCCCGCCCGACATGGACGGCCACCCTAAAGATGCTGTCCAGCCCGGACAAACCTACAACTACCGCTTCGATATTGACCAACGGGCCGGCACCTACTGGTACCACCCCCACCCCGACAAGCTGACCGGCCCGCAGGTGTACCGGGGGCTAGGCGGTCTTTTCATCATTGAAGATGAAGAGGAGCAGGCGTTGAATTTGCCGTCGGGAGACTACGAGTTGCCTTTGATCGTCCAGGATAAAAGATTCAACGACAGTGGACAGATGACCTACAACCTGAACAGAATGGACCGGCGGATGGGGTTCTTTGGAAATACCATACTGGTTAACGGCATGCAGGCACCCTACCACGAAGTAAGTAATCGTTTTTATCGGCTGCGCCTGCTGAACGGTTCGAATGCTCGCATTCTGGATTTTTCCTTTAGCGACGACAGCTCGTTTTATGTTATCGGAAGCGACGGGGGGCTGCACGACCGACCGTATGAAATCTCTTCCATTACCTTAACGCCGGGCGAACGGGCCGACCTGCTGGTGGACTTCAGCGGCTATGAAGCAGGAAAGAAGGTTCGCATGACCGCCGAGCCCCGAAACGGCATGGGCGGGATGATGAATGGTATGATGGACGGCGGAAGGAATGGAAATCGTTGGTGGAATCGTGGCCGGAGGCGAAATAACCGTGATAACGACGGTGGAAACATGTGCTGCGGTAGGGATGGTGCCGGGAATAGCGGCGGGGCTTTCCTGGAATTTCGTATCACCAACAAGGAAGAAGATTCCTTCCGGTTGCCGCAAGCCCTCACGGAGCTGTCGTTCCCCGATGAGGCCGACGCCGACCGCACCCGCCGCATCGACCTGACCATGGAGATGATGCGCGGGCCGGCTATCGACGGAAAGTTTTTTGAAATGCTGCGAGCGGACCAAACTGTGCAGCAGGGCGCCCTGGAGGTCTGGGAGTTTAATAACCGCACCGGGATGCCGCATCCCATGCATCTGCACGCCACCCAGTTTAAAGTGCTGGACCGCAGCCGGGGCAGTCTGGCCCCGCACGAGCGCGGCTGGAAAGACACGGTCCGCGTTGAACGCAGGGAAACCGTACGTATGCTTACCAAGTTCGATGCCGAAAAAGGCCTGTACGCATTTCACTGCCACAATCTGGAGCACGAAGACAACGGCATGATGGCCAATTTCGAGATTGTATAA
- a CDS encoding DUF4105 domain-containing protein, producing the protein MPVLTVDQCFIYKYKKFCILLAVFFGVLTTPLWAQQAQLSSETKVSLITASPGDELYTIFGHTALRITDPTNNIDRTYNYGTFDFDTEGFYRKFALGNLQYFLSVNEYERAKQAYLKAGRTITEQRLNLSLEQTQQLFRYLQTNARPENRYYSYEFFYDNCTTRVYDAINAVAGDALRFQEPLNPKQESFREFINSYLEPVPWVKLGVNLVLGLPTDEIPSGSEMLFLPNLLKKRFANAKIQNADTSVALVDDQTIYTPANKAVLNPPVLTPKLVFWSLFVLVIPLGIAFSNKQSLWRWFDCVLFGIVGGIGFLILILWLFSAYPTTTWNANIVWTLIAPIILYVVIHKKKCRLQTWKLTEPVILGIVFMAMTFLLIHQDIPPALYPVLVLLIFRGWMCFFMSKPKYATLLEVNSN; encoded by the coding sequence ATGCCCGTTTTAACTGTTGATCAATGTTTCATATACAAATACAAAAAGTTCTGCATCCTGCTGGCAGTATTTTTTGGGGTTTTAACCACTCCGCTTTGGGCACAGCAGGCACAGCTTTCGTCTGAGACTAAGGTAAGTCTTATCACAGCCTCACCGGGCGATGAACTCTATACAATTTTCGGCCACACCGCCCTGCGGATTACCGATCCGACCAATAACATCGACCGCACCTACAACTACGGCACCTTCGATTTTGATACCGAAGGCTTTTACCGGAAGTTTGCCCTTGGCAACCTGCAATATTTTCTTTCGGTAAACGAATACGAAAGGGCAAAACAAGCATACCTGAAGGCCGGACGCACCATTACTGAGCAGCGGCTCAATCTTAGCCTGGAGCAAACCCAACAACTGTTCCGCTATTTACAGACTAACGCCCGGCCCGAAAACCGGTACTACTCCTATGAGTTCTTTTATGACAACTGTACTACACGGGTCTATGACGCCATCAATGCAGTTGCGGGTGACGCGCTTCGATTTCAAGAGCCACTGAATCCGAAGCAGGAAAGTTTCCGGGAGTTTATCAATTCCTATCTGGAACCGGTGCCTTGGGTTAAACTGGGTGTTAATCTGGTACTGGGTCTTCCAACCGATGAAATTCCTTCAGGGTCAGAAATGCTATTTTTACCCAATCTTCTCAAAAAACGTTTTGCTAATGCCAAAATTCAAAATGCTGACACTTCTGTCGCTTTGGTCGATGATCAAACAATTTATACTCCCGCTAATAAAGCTGTCCTTAACCCGCCGGTCTTAACCCCTAAACTTGTTTTTTGGTCGTTGTTCGTTCTTGTGATACCACTTGGAATTGCTTTCTCTAATAAGCAATCTCTCTGGCGTTGGTTTGATTGCGTGCTCTTTGGGATTGTGGGCGGGATTGGATTTCTCATCCTAATTCTTTGGTTGTTTTCTGCGTATCCGACTACCACATGGAATGCCAATATAGTATGGACATTAATAGCTCCCATAATTCTATACGTAGTTATCCATAAAAAGAAATGCCGGTTACAAACATGGAAGTTGACAGAACCGGTCATCTTGGGAATTGTTTTCATGGCAATGACATTTTTATTAATTCATCAGGATATCCCGCCTGCCCTCTATCCCGTATTGGTTCTTTTAATTTTTAGAGGTTGGATGTGTTTTTTCATGAGTAAGCCAAAGTATGCTACCTTGTTAGAGGTCAACTCCAATTAA
- a CDS encoding DUF411 domain-containing protein → MKYQTSRSYFLAVLVLFIGIIGCSQGKQDKTNTTDDVALAQPKPINVTMYKNPNCKCCSKWATYMEENGFSVTEQPTDTLASVKKQKGVPDKLSACHTVVVRGYIVEGHVPAKAVRELLKKQPNAKGITVPGMPAQSPGMAEEPGPVDVYFFNGPDQVAYFGKIKP, encoded by the coding sequence ATGAAATACCAAACTTCACGATCATATTTCTTGGCAGTTCTCGTCCTGTTTATCGGCATTATTGGCTGCTCCCAGGGAAAACAAGATAAAACCAATACAACAGATGATGTAGCCCTTGCACAACCCAAACCGATCAATGTGACGATGTACAAAAATCCGAACTGCAAGTGTTGCTCCAAGTGGGCCACCTACATGGAGGAAAACGGATTTTCAGTGACCGAGCAGCCGACAGATACGCTTGCCTCCGTTAAGAAACAAAAAGGTGTTCCGGATAAACTCAGTGCCTGCCATACGGTAGTTGTCAGGGGATATATCGTAGAAGGGCATGTCCCGGCCAAAGCAGTTCGGGAACTGCTTAAAAAACAACCCAACGCCAAGGGTATTACCGTGCCCGGCATGCCGGCTCAATCCCCGGGTATGGCGGAAGAGCCCGGACCAGTTGACGTATACTTTTTTAATGGGCCCGACCAAGTCGCCTATTTTGGAAAGATTAAACCATAA
- a CDS encoding TlpA disulfide reductase family protein: MLLIAFTACGAEQNETTEHGMGSATAKKVEHLDPASAPLHEAKKEAPATDFEITLLSGEPFRLSDQKGKVVLMNIWATWCAPCREETPDLVALYEKYKDQGYVTLGVSVDEQGESVVRPFMEEYNVTYPMYIDTDGTVMEKYGPTMGIPTTYIIGRKGNLRYFAVGALTNKELEPRLKELLAEER; encoded by the coding sequence ATGTTGTTGATTGCTTTCACAGCTTGTGGAGCGGAACAGAACGAAACTACAGAACATGGTATGGGAAGTGCCACTGCCAAGAAAGTGGAACACCTTGATCCTGCTTCCGCCCCGTTACATGAGGCTAAAAAAGAAGCCCCCGCCACGGATTTCGAGATCACGCTCCTGAGTGGAGAACCGTTTCGCCTCTCCGATCAAAAAGGAAAAGTCGTACTGATGAATATCTGGGCTACCTGGTGTGCACCATGCCGGGAAGAGACTCCTGATCTTGTTGCCTTATACGAAAAATACAAAGACCAGGGATATGTCACGCTCGGTGTCTCAGTTGACGAACAGGGCGAATCGGTAGTGCGTCCGTTTATGGAAGAGTATAACGTTACCTATCCGATGTACATCGACACCGACGGTACCGTTATGGAAAAATACGGTCCTACGATGGGCATCCCGACGACCTATATTATCGGCCGGAAGGGTAATCTCCGATACTTTGCCGTGGGAGCACTGACCAATAAAGAACTTGAACCCCGTTTGAAAGAGCTTCTGGCAGAAGAAAGGTAA